ATATCATGGTGTTTTTACTTGCAGCTCAAgtgttttctttgcttcagtGGTTTTTGTTCAactcccccggtgtcccccaccTATTTGTCTGCAGAGTGACTTCAGCTCTATGCAAGTAGcttaaataaatgaaacttAACTTGCATTAAATTGCCCATTCAATGATAGACATCAAACCCACAGAGAGCAAAGGATACTGGAGAAGTGGTATTATATAACATCTGAAACATCCCATTGCTTGGGGGAGGattaataaaagcagcagaatcCATCATGGCTGGATTAACCCAGGCTCTTCTCTGCTCTTGACTCCATGTCTGTCATGAACAGACACCAGGCAAGAACAGAACATCTGAAGAACCTGCTGTACCCTCCTCCACCTCAAACCAcacccagcagctggaaatcatATCCTGTCTCCCAAGACATCTTCAATTCCACTTCAAGTGTTTCCTGCTATGGAAAACCTCCTGTTCAGCTGAAGACTTCATACCTATCTTTTCCAGTGGGCTGTTAATATAATGTACAGCAAGACCAATTACCtttcaaatgaaatttaatCAAAGAAGGCACCTCACCCTTAGCAGATTTAAAGTTATTCTGTTCAATTACTGACAAATGTGTCAAATACATCCCTTAGAGGTCCCAAGGAAATAGGATTACCCACACTGAATATTCatcagagaggaaaaggaaagtgtTACTCCCTCCCCAAGAGAATAAAACAATGTCATGAGAACCGATTTCCAATCTTATCTAATAAAAAGGCAATTTGCCACCAGACCTTTAACACCCATTTGTTAAAGTAACCCAGAAACTTATTTATTGGAGTGATAGACTAGAAACACACAATCAATTTTTCACAGAGTTTTAATTACTAAGAAAATTGCACTATGCATTTCCTCCAGATTAAACAAATACCACTAGACAAGCCTGCCTCCAAGATAATAAGCAAACAGCAAGAAGCAAGCCACGGCTTTTTCCAaggcaaacaaagaaaaaacctctTTGAGAGCTGGAGTTCTGCCCTTTCCAGTTTGCCCAGACTTGCCCCTTCCCTCGCTGTATGTTATACCATGTTATTGACATAGCACAAGGAAGGTTTTTTTGCTGACATACTCGCTCCAGACAAAGCTCCCTTTCATCAAGTGTTCAACCGTGCTCCAACACCAGGCCACAGAAATCAGCAATGCCAGGCAGCCTCCTATGGCTGAATTAGAAACCACTGCTTCTTAGAATAGGAATCACAATATCTGTAAATTAATCCTTTACTGGGATAGCAACACTAAGAATATCCACATAAACCAGCAACACAGAGTTTCGTCATTACATCAAATCTACTGTATTTGATATCCTCACTAAAACAGTGCCAAACTGGTACTAGAGACCCTGacaaaaataaggaattcaAAGCCAGAAAGAACAGGATTTACGTTCCAGAAAAGCCAAGGCAGTCACAGCACTGATGATAATTTTCACTCAAGCTTCCTATATGGTGTAAAGTTGCAGTTTATCCCAAATGTTTAAATGGAGTTTAATCCCAAACTCCATTTCCTTATAAACTcaagttggttttgtttttcttttttgcaatAGATCAAATATTAGAAGACTACCTTTGCTTCCCTTTAAtaccaaaagaaaaatccacCCAGTTCTACACAGATTATTCAGCTTAAGATAGGCAGCCAGCAAGCTTTCCCAAAACTGTTTTGTTCTGATCTGAAATAAAGATGGATGTTCTCCACTACACCTCTAACTacaaagctttctgcaattaTTAGAAATGGATAGAATAAGCTTTGAGAGCAATGTTAAAAgcctggggaaaaaacaaaaagaaaaaaaccaaaacagaacacCAAAACAAGTCGGAAGCATTTTAAGCAAGTCTTTATTTTCCTACTCCCATAACTGGAGATAACAAGACAACTAATTCCCCACTTCTTTTTGCTAAAATATTGGGGTGTGATGGAACCCAGCCCTCAAATAAATGCATgctttgaaaaaggaaaaattaagagTTATTTCTGTGATTTGTGCCTCACAGTCAAACTTGAATGACCCTGAGAGAAGTCTGTGCAGACAAATCACTGGAAAGATTCACGTGCAGTTTGTTAGTTTCCCACTCCCCCTTTGTGTTATTGCAAactgcagattttattttttttttagcaagtACCAATTTTGACTAAAACCCATCATAAAGAGTGCTACAATACTGCTTTTTATTACAAATAGGCAAAACTTTTTCCAAAATATAAATGTGTAAAACAATCCACCGACTGTACAGAGCATTTACAGGACACAACCCAGAAAGGAACATGCAGCATAAAGAACTGCTTTATACATTTAGCCCTTGGCTACGAAGAACTTGGCAGTATACCACGACTTTAATGACTATagggtgaaaaaaataactaaaaccaaaaaagcTCGGTTACATCTAACTTTACCACGAGGTTGGGATACATACAACAGCGTACAGGGAAGAGTCGTTTTTAACTAGAAACCGTCATCATGTTGTAACTCTTGGAAGGGCTGGATCTGCCAATTCTCCACTCCTCCTTGCAGCTGGTCCTGCTCTCCAGCTGTTTGGCCGCCTTCCCCCCAGGCTGGGGGCTTTCGTACAGCACACAGATAGACCCGTCCTCACCTATGCGATAGGACACTTCGAAGGGGTCGACCCACAGCGTTAATTCGCTGGGTAAGAGCTGGAAGAGCCTCTCGTGGCTCAGTCCGATCATCCCCGCCGCTTTTCCTATCAAGGGGTCCATCTTATGGTTGATCCTGATGCAGCGGTAGCCGGAGCCCTTGGAGGGCACCAGGGGGAACCAGTGGTGCTTGTAGTGCTCTGCGGGAGGGAACAAAGAGGAGCTTCTGCGCGGGGGCTGCTTTCCGTCGGACCCCGCGGGATGCGGGAGGGACGCGGGGGGACGCAAGgaggggatgcaggggatgcCCCCCGGCACTCACCGCGCATCGCCTCCTGCAGGCACTCGCGGAAGCACCGCAGCTGCTCCTCGCCAACCCCGCCGGCGGCCCGCAGGAGGCGGGTCACGAACGCGGCCGCCGTGGAGATCTCGGTCCTCATgtccgccccggccccgctgccagcccggcccggcccccgcggCCGGGGGCGGCTCCGCGCAACAGCCGCACGGCGCGGGCGGGACGGGGCGGGTTTGTTGTGCTGGCGGTGGGGCGGGACCGGCCGGACGCACGGACAGCCCGACACACGGAcagcccgccccgccgggcagCGCTCGGTGGCAGCGGCTGGACGCGGCCCCGCTcgccgcccggcccggcgctCATTCAGCCCAACGGAAATAACGGGTGAAACGCGCGGCCGCGCTCACAGCTGCGCTCTGCCCTCGCCCCATCCCCGGCCAGCGGCGCCTCTCAGCCCGCCATCAGCGGTATTCCCGACAGACATCGCCCTTACCCTGCCTTGTTCCCTTTCCCCCCTCGTTTCTCAGGACCCAATACAAGCAAAAAAAGGGCCAAAAATCCCCCTCCATTCCGGACATACGGCTCCACACTTCATCCCTGAAGTGTgagttttcctttccctctacCAGCAAATCACAAAACTCTTGACATTTGCCCAAAACCCAGACCACTCTTCTCCTAACCAACTCTCAGGTCTGGATCGAGATGCGATTTTGTTAGaacattttttcactgaagtcCTATTTGTATTTCAGTAGCTCTTACTTTAGGAATTAAGCTAAAAAAGTTAATCTCTGCTAGCATCTGGACTGAATCAGTCATCCACTCCAGTTTTGATTTATTCGGTGTTTTGAGAATCAGAACCCAAAAAGCATTCATGTCTAGATTCATTGAAATAAGGGACAAAGAAACAACACTTGCATTGGAGTTATGGAATTCTTGCTAGCATTTAGAATAAACGTACCATTAGCAGCACTAAGGACTGTCCAAATCCACACTTAAATTATTAAACTTAATGCTTAGTTATGCTAA
The genomic region above belongs to Poecile atricapillus isolate bPoeAtr1 chromosome 9, bPoeAtr1.hap1, whole genome shotgun sequence and contains:
- the LOC131581983 gene encoding protein BTG1-like yields the protein MRTEISTAAAFVTRLLRAAGGVGEEQLRCFRECLQEAMREHYKHHWFPLVPSKGSGYRCIRINHKMDPLIGKAAGMIGLSHERLFQLLPSELTLWVDPFEVSYRIGEDGSICVLYESPQPGGKAAKQLESRTSCKEEWRIGRSSPSKSYNMMTVSS